The following are encoded in a window of Phocoena phocoena chromosome 2, mPhoPho1.1, whole genome shotgun sequence genomic DNA:
- the ACYP1 gene encoding acylphosphatase-1 produces MVSDPGVCPSLAKDGAPRCALKSFCRRIPVSAPLAGVGLLIAFLSTFGCLVRAPGLSVSMAEGDTLISVDYEVFGKVQGVFFRKYTQAEGKKLGLVGWVQNTDQGTVQGQLQGPTSKVRHMQEWLETRGSPKSHIDRASFNNEKVILKLDYSDFQIVK; encoded by the exons ATGGTCTCAGATCCTGGGGTGTGCCCTTCTCTGGCAAAAGACGGAGCGCCTAGATGTGCCCTCAAGTCATTCTGCCGCAGGATTCCGGTGTCTGCCCCCTTAGCGGGAGTGGGCCTGCTGATAGCCTTTCTTAGCACGTTCGGCTGCCTTGTACGGGCCCCAG GTCTGAGCGTGAGTATGGCAGAAGGGGACACCCTGATATCAGTGGATTATGAAGTTTTTGGGAAAGTGCAAGGTGTGTTTTTCCGCAAGTACACTCAG gCTGAGGGTAAAAAGCTCGGATTAGTAGGCTGGGTCCAGAACACTGACCAGGGCACAGTGCAAGGACAATTgcaaggtcccacctccaaagtACGTCATATGCAGGAATGGCTTGAGACAAGAGGAAGTCCCAAATCGCACATTGATAGAGCAAGCTTCAACAATGAGAAAGTCATCTTAAAGTTGGATTACTCAGATTTCCAAATTGTGAAATAA